One Acanthochromis polyacanthus isolate Apoly-LR-REF ecotype Palm Island chromosome 6, KAUST_Apoly_ChrSc, whole genome shotgun sequence DNA segment encodes these proteins:
- the spsb1 gene encoding SPRY domain-containing SOCS box protein 1, with amino-acid sequence MGQKVPVGIKTIDMRDPAFSPLKLELQALSHTKPSRLDLLLDMPPAGVDVQVQNSWNNDDRSLNIFVKDDNKLVFHRHPVAQSTDAIRGRVGYTRGLHVWEISWAMRQRGTHAVVGVATSDAPLHSVGYTALVGSNAESWGWDLCRSKLYHDGKNHPGKTYPAFLEPDDSFIIPDSLLVVLDMDEGTLGYIVDGHYLGVAFRGLKGRKLYPVVSAVWGHCEIRIRYINGLDPEPLSLMDLCRRSVRVALGRDRLNEIHRLPLPASLKNYLLYQ; translated from the exons ATGGGGCAGAAGGTCCCAGTTGGCATTAAAACCATTGATATGCGGGACCCGGCGTTCAGCCCCCTGAAGTTGGAGCTCCAGGCCCTGAGTCACACCAAGCCGTCTCGACTGGACCTGCTGCTGGACATGCCGCCCGCCGGCGTGGACGTCCAGGTCCAGAACTCGTGGAACAACGACGACCGCTCACTCAACATCTTCGTGAAGGACGACAACAAGCTGGTGTTCCACAGGCACCCCGTGGCCCAGAGCACGGACGCCATCCGCGGCCGCGTGGGCTACACCAGGGGACTGCATGTGTGGGAGATCAGCTGGGCCATGCGGCAGAGGGGGACGCACGCCGTGGTGGGGGTGGCTACGAGCGACGCCCCGCTGCACTCGGTGGGCTACACGGCCCTGGTAGGAAGCAACGCCGAGTCCTGGGGCTGGGACCTGTGCAGGAGTAAACTGTACCACGACGGCAAGAACCACCCAGGGAAAACCTACCCGGCCTTCCTCGAGCCAGACGACTCCTTCATAATCCCAGACTCCCTCTTAGTGGTGTTGGACATGGACGAGGGGACTCTGGGCTACATAGTTGATGGACATTATTTAGGGGTAGCGTTCAGAGGACTTAAGGGCAGGAAGCTGTACCCAGTGGTCAGTGCCGTGTGGGGACACTGTGAAATACGAATCCGGTACATAAACGGACTTGATC CTGAACCCCTCTCTCTGATGGACCTGTGTAGGCGCTCGGTGAGGGTGGCGTTAGGAAGAGACCGTCTGAATGAAATCCATAGACTGCCCCTGCCGGCTTCTCTCAAGAACTACCTGCTCTACCAATGA